The Hymenobacter chitinivorans DSM 11115 genome window below encodes:
- a CDS encoding PKD domain-containing protein yields the protein MKNIFRLASLGLLAAPLLLASCEKDAKDYALEGAVPQSNFTFQANATEFPTVVSFTSTAQDGFLYQWNFGDNTIGSGEKVQHTYTRPGGYQIEMITAGRGGTSISTKQTVTIPDACTNATFSNLVGCASGGIRVWSLSNLPGAIVKQDASGNQLSASTTLNSCQLDDQFSFSNGFTLNYESAGQTFQNNTCGKSLNSSSSFVFRPNNGNPQIILKGNKTFIGPADSVVNKTYDILEATSTKLRLRGTNPDGTRTVITMMPYDATAPIKLLLTGGTSKTWKLDNEADAPITVGTEANPLAYFAGVKPGELPTCQSDDEFTFSAANVYSYDAKAETFSAAAGYSCSAPLTGTSPFLFSPAAGAGLAQFVLSRPGAFIAATDASPTEQVYRILEITDKKMTLRAGSGANGGTVFTIKMVAK from the coding sequence CTGCTCCGTTGCTGCTGGCCTCCTGCGAGAAAGACGCCAAAGATTATGCGCTTGAGGGCGCCGTGCCCCAGTCTAACTTTACGTTCCAAGCCAACGCTACCGAGTTTCCCACGGTGGTCAGCTTTACCAGCACGGCCCAGGACGGCTTCCTCTACCAGTGGAACTTTGGCGACAACACCATTGGCTCGGGTGAGAAAGTGCAGCACACCTACACCCGCCCCGGGGGCTACCAGATAGAGATGATAACGGCCGGCCGCGGGGGCACCAGTATTTCGACCAAGCAAACCGTTACCATCCCCGATGCCTGCACCAATGCCACGTTCAGCAACCTAGTGGGCTGCGCCAGCGGTGGTATCCGGGTCTGGTCGTTGTCGAACCTGCCGGGCGCCATCGTCAAGCAGGACGCCAGCGGCAACCAGCTTTCGGCTTCTACTACCTTGAATTCCTGCCAGCTCGACGACCAGTTTTCGTTTAGCAACGGCTTTACGCTCAACTACGAAAGCGCCGGGCAGACCTTCCAGAACAACACCTGCGGCAAGTCGCTGAACAGCTCGAGCAGCTTCGTGTTTCGGCCCAACAACGGCAATCCGCAGATTATCCTGAAGGGCAACAAGACCTTTATCGGCCCAGCCGACTCGGTGGTCAACAAAACCTACGACATCCTGGAGGCCACCAGCACCAAGCTGCGCCTGCGCGGCACCAACCCCGACGGTACCCGCACGGTCATCACCATGATGCCCTACGACGCCACGGCGCCCATTAAGCTGCTGCTGACCGGGGGCACGTCGAAAACCTGGAAGCTCGACAATGAGGCTGATGCGCCCATTACGGTAGGCACCGAAGCCAACCCGCTGGCGTACTTTGCCGGGGTGAAGCCCGGTGAGCTGCCCACCTGCCAGTCGGACGATGAGTTTACTTTCTCGGCGGCCAATGTGTATAGCTACGATGCCAAGGCCGAAACCTTCTCGGCGGCCGCTGGCTACAGCTGCAGCGCGCCACTGACGGGCACCTCGCCCTTCCTCTTCAGCCCGGCTGCCGGGGCCGGCCTGGCCCAGTTTGTCCTCTCGCGGCCCGGCGCCTTCATTGCCGCCACCGACGCCTCCCCAACCGAGCAGGTATACCGCATCCTGGAAATCACCGACAAGAAGATGACCCTGCGGGCCGGTAGCGGCGCCAACGGTGGAACGGTATTTACGATTAAGATGGTTGCTAAGTAG